Below is a window of Jatrophihabitans sp. DNA.
CTGCACGTGTTCTACGCCGCGAACTCCAATCCCGTGCTGGTGCACTGCATCGGCCCGCTGGTGGCCGAGCTGCGCGAACGCGGCCTGCTGAGCAAGTGGTTCTTCATCCGGTACTGGCTGGAGGGCCCGCACACCCGGATCAGGCTGTTGCCTGCCCCGGACGCCGATCCCGACGAGGTGCGCAGGATCGCCGAGAGCGCCATCGCGGCCTACCTCAAGCGACGTCCGGCGCTGTACGAGGAGGATCGCAACAACAGCGACGACCTCTACAAGAACATGTTCCTGGCCGAGTACAGCCAGGAGCGGTGGGACGAGCTGTACGGCGAGGACGGGAGAATGCCGTTCCGCGACAACAACAGCGTCGCCGAGATCGCCTACGAGCGCGAGTACAGCCGCTACGGCGGCCCGGTCGGGATGGCTCTGGCCGAGTCCCACTTCGAGCGTTCCAGCGATCACGTCCTGTCGCTGCTGGCCAGCACGAACGTGCACGTGCGCACCGTGCTGCTCGGGCAGGCCGCGCAGCTCACCCTGACGCTGTGCCTGACCTTCCTGCCCGACGAGGCGGCCGTCGCTCAGTTCCTCGTCCGGTACCGCACGATGTGGGAGACCTCCTACCAGGAGCCCAGCGACTCCCAGCACGAGAAGTTCGACAACAGCTACGACCGGATGTCGGAGAGGTTCGTCCAGCGGCTGCGCCAACTGCGGGCCGTCGCCCGGGGCGAGCAACCGGCGCCGACGCCCGCGGAGCAGTCCTGGCTGGCGCACTGCGTGGAGCTGCGCGAGCAGACACTGCGCCATGCCGAGGCTGGTGAGTTGAGCTTCCGGGACGGCGTGGTGACCGACCCCCAGGCCGCCCTGGCGATCGTGCTCAGCTCGTACGTGCACATGACGAACAACCGGCTCGGAATCAGCATCCTGGACGAGATCTACCTGTCCTATGTGATCGTCAAGGGCCTGGCCGAGCTGGCGCCGGCGGCGGTCGCCTCGTGACGGCCACCGGCTACCAGCTGCCCCGGCTGCGGCCGGAGGTCGTGCTCGGCCCCGCGCTGCGCGCAGGTCCGGACGTCGTGCATCACGTCAAGGATCCGGCCACCGGGACCTACTACCGGATCGGGCATCGCGAGCACTTCATCCTGCGGCGGATGGACGGCGCGCACACGCTGGAGGACATCGGCGCCGAGTACGCCCAGCACTACGGCCGCCGGCTCGGCGAGGACAGCTGGCGGCAGCTGTTCACCCTGCTCGGGCAGCGCCAGCTGCTCGACGGCCACGCCGACGAGGCGGCCCTGACCCGGTTGAAGGCCGCTACCGAGGCCAAGCAGGCCGTCCAGAGCTCGTGGGCGCACCGGAGTTGGGTGCTGCTGCATCCGGACGAGGTCTGCACCCGGCTGGCGGAGGCGTTCGGCTGGGCCTTCCGCCGGGCGTTCGTGGCGCCTGCGCTGCTGGTGATGCTTGCCCTGCAGGTCTTCGTCTGGACGCACGTTCGGACCCTGGCTGCCGATGCGACCGACCGCACCTGGTGGCCGTTGACAATCTCGCTCTCGCTGCTGCTGCTGCTGCTGATCACGGCGCTACACGAGCTCGGCCACGGCGTGGCCTGCAAGCACTACGGCGGCGAGGTGAACGAGATCGGGTTTCGCTGGCGGTTCCCCAGGCTCGAGCCCTACTGCCGCACCGACGACATCGTGCTGTTCCACCGCCGGTCCGCGCGGGTGGTCACCGCGTTCGCGGGCACCTTCGTGACCCTGCTGGCGCTGCTGCCGCTGCTCGCGGTCTGGGCGCTCATACCCGGCTGGCAGCTCGGGCAGTCGATCGCCGCGGGCCTGCTGCTGTTCGGCAGTTTCGGCGCGGTGGTCAACCTGGCCCCGTTCCTGCAGCTGGACGGCTACGCGATGCTGGGACATGCCCTGAACCAGGCCGACCTGCGCCGCGATTGCCTGCGGTTCTGGCGGCTGCGGCTGGGCCGGCGTGGGCCCGAGCGCGCTGAGCGCTTGGGCGCCTATCCGACCCGGGAGCGATGGATCTACACCGTCTACGGCATCAGCGCGGTGCTGGTGCTCG
It encodes the following:
- a CDS encoding lantibiotic dehydratase C-terminal domain-containing protein — encoded protein: MNDNQSGQGVLDDGDSWISLHVFYAANSNPVLVHCIGPLVAELRERGLLSKWFFIRYWLEGPHTRIRLLPAPDADPDEVRRIAESAIAAYLKRRPALYEEDRNNSDDLYKNMFLAEYSQERWDELYGEDGRMPFRDNNSVAEIAYEREYSRYGGPVGMALAESHFERSSDHVLSLLASTNVHVRTVLLGQAAQLTLTLCLTFLPDEAAVAQFLVRYRTMWETSYQEPSDSQHEKFDNSYDRMSERFVQRLRQLRAVARGEQPAPTPAEQSWLAHCVELREQTLRHAEAGELSFRDGVVTDPQAALAIVLSSYVHMTNNRLGISILDEIYLSYVIVKGLAELAPAAVAS